In one window of Primulina tabacum isolate GXHZ01 chromosome 8, ASM2559414v2, whole genome shotgun sequence DNA:
- the LOC142554191 gene encoding polyadenylate-binding protein 2-like — MAAPVQMQPQVQVVNAVPSGGAPFVTSLYVGDLDANVTDSQLYDLFIQMGDVVSVRVCRDLTSRRSLGYGYVNYGNPQEAERAMEELNFTPLNGKPVRVMYSHRDPSMRRSGAGNIFIKNLDKDIDHKGLHDTFSAFGNILSCKVVTNSSGQSMGYGFVQYAGEESGQKAIEKLNGMLLNGKQVYVGPFLRKQEREMSVNKTIFNNVFVKNLSESTTEEDLKKTFGEFGSITSAAVMRNEDGTSRCFGFVNFDNAEDASRAVDSLNGLKFDNKEWYVGRAQKKSEREIELKHRFEQTVKETVDKSQGLNLYIKNLDDSISDEKLKELFSSFGSITSYKVMRDPKGISRGSGFVAFSSPDEASRALSEMNGKMIASKPLYVALAQRKEDRRARLQAQFAQMRPISVMPTATPRMPMYSPGGPGLGQQIFYGQPPPAMLPPQPGFGYQQQLVPGMRPGGPLMPNMFVSMVQQGPQGPRPGGRRSNGVPMQQGPQPVPVMQQPMLPRGRGYRYPPVRSIPDVSLQGMAGSMIPVPYEMGGMPLREAGISQPIPIGALASALANASPTEQRTMLGENLYPLVEQLEPEMAAKVTGMLLEMDQTEVLHLLESPEALKAKVAEAMDVLRNVSQQQAGNPADQLASLALND; from the exons ATGGCGGCGCCTGTTCAGATGCAGCCTCAGGTCCAGGTGGTGAATGCGGTACCCTCTGGTGGTGCGCCGTTCGTGACGTCGCTTTACGTCGGTGATCTCGACGCGAACGTGACGGATTCGCAATTGTACGATTTGTTTATCCAGATGGGAGATGTGGTTTCTGTTAGGGTTTGTAGGGATTTGACTAGCCGGCGTTCACTTGGATATGGCTATGTCAACTACGGCAACCCTCAAGAAG CTGAGAGAGCAATGGAGGAGCTGAACTTCACTCCTCTCAATGGAAAGCCGGTTAGGGTAATGTATTCTCATCGAGACCCTAGCATGCGTAGAAGTGGTGCTGGAAATATCTTTATTAAG AATTTGGACAAGGACATCGATCATAAAGGTCTTCATGATACATTTTCTGCATTTGGGAACATTCTTTCTTGCAAAGTGGTTACAAATTCTTCTGGTCAGTCGATGGGCTATGGCTTTGTGCAATACGCTGGTGAGGAATCCGGTCAGAAGGCTATCGAGAAGCTCAATGGCATGCTACTGAATGGAAAACAAGTCTATGTGGGACCTTTCCTGCGCAAGCAAGAAAGAGAGATGTCGGTAAACAAAACAATATTTAATAATGTGTTTGTGAAGAATTTATCTGAATCAACAACTGAAGAAGATCTTAAGAAGACATTTGGTGAATTTGGATCTATAACTAGTGCGGCAGTGATGAGAAATGAAGATGGAACATCAAGATGCTTTGGATTTGTCAACTTTGACAATGCAGAGGATGCTTCTAGAGCTGTTGATTCTCTTAATGGcctgaaatttgataataaagAATGGTATGTTGGAAGAGCTCAGAAGAAATCTGAGAGGGAAATAGAATTGAAACATCGTTTTGAGCAGACTGTAAAGGAAACGGTCGACAAATCCCAAGGACTAAACCTGTATATCAAAAATCTTGATGATAGCATCAGTGATGAGAAGCTCAAAGAATTGTTCTCTTCATTTGGATCGATAACGTCATACAAG GTGATGCGAGATCCTAAAGGAATAAGCAGAGGGTCAGGATTTGTTGCATTCTCCTCACCTGATGAGGCATCTAGAGCT ctTTCTGAAATGAATGGTAAGATGATTGCTAGCAAACCTCTTTATGTTGCACTTGCTCAAAGGAAGGAGGATAGAAGAGCACGTTTGCAG GCTCAATTTGCTCAAATGAGGCCGATTTCTGTCATGCCTACTGCCACTCCTCGCATGCCTATGTACTCCCCTGGTGGCCCTGGCTTAGGGCAGCAAATATTTTATGGACAACCTCCGCCTGCCATGCTCCCACCCCAG CCTGGATTTGGGTATCAACAGCAGCTTGTTCCTGGTATGAGGCCTGGTGGGCCTCTCATGCCAAATATGTTTGTGTCTATGGTCCAACAAGGGCCTCAAGGTCCACGTCCTGGTGGTAGGCGTTCCAATGGTGTTCCTATGCAACAAGGCCCACAGCCAGTTCCTGTTATGCAGCAGCCG ATGCTTCCTAGGGGGCGCGGCTATCGCTACCCCCCTGTGCGTAGCATTCCTGATGTCTCTTTGCAAGGGATGGCTGGAAGCATGATTCCTGTCCCTTATGAAATGggtggcatgcctttgcgtgaAGCTGGAATCTCTCAGCCCATTCCAATTGGCGCGTTGGCATCTGCTCTTGCAAATGCTTCACCCACAGAACAGCGGACG ATGCTTGGTGAAAATTTGTATCCACTTGTGGAACAATTGGAACCAGAGATGGCAGCCAAGGTGACAGGCATGCTATTGGAGATGGATCAGACTGAGGTTTTGCACTTGTTGGAGTCACCAGAGGCTCTTAAGGCTAAGGTTGCGGAGGCAATGGATGTCCTGCGAAACGTGTCTCAGCAGCAGGCTGGCAACCCTGCCGACCAATTGGCTTCTCTGGCTTTGAATGATTGA